A section of the Anabaena cylindrica PCC 7122 genome encodes:
- a CDS encoding AAA family ATPase: MTIKLTTAKIENFKSLGDISLSFRDLTMIVGSNSSGKSNSLESLNFFKHLLVSDSLSLETIQTLVRLGKEKINLKLIVEDDEHNQAEYNVCLKTNKKNVRIATEILKVNEHEVIKVINGEGEVRDEDGQNSQSYKSDPESIESLALRYVGNIGNKPFTKKLASYIRDWKFYNIDPDDIRKYSLFMERIKLLKTTEDNDRIPNLDNEASEIQEVLNYWAKNDRNRINEITEELQSCLNISLNLVGKKDPIVNVLELDGKQMPLSSMSDGTLRLIAYLTLLYQSDSDMPSLIGIEEPEMNFHPGILKDVASIMKRLSKRTQVVLTTHSSQLLDCFSPEEISSDISIILLSQKGELGTRACLLDQLAENRDDLLDWMTDFGLGSAIYHSHLIEEILAS, translated from the coding sequence ATGACTATAAAATTAACCACAGCAAAAATTGAAAACTTTAAAAGTTTAGGTGATATTTCTTTAAGTTTTAGAGATTTAACAATGATAGTAGGTTCTAATTCTAGTGGTAAATCTAATTCATTAGAGTCCCTGAATTTTTTTAAGCACTTGCTAGTTTCAGATTCTTTATCATTAGAAACTATTCAGACATTAGTTAGACTAGGAAAAGAAAAAATTAATTTAAAACTTATAGTAGAAGATGATGAACACAATCAAGCTGAATATAATGTATGTTTGAAAACGAATAAAAAAAATGTGCGGATTGCTACTGAAATTTTAAAAGTCAATGAACATGAGGTAATTAAAGTTATCAATGGTGAAGGAGAAGTACGTGATGAAGATGGACAAAATTCTCAATCATATAAATCAGATCCTGAAAGTATAGAGAGTTTAGCATTACGTTATGTTGGTAATATTGGCAATAAACCTTTTACTAAAAAATTAGCGAGCTATATTAGAGACTGGAAATTTTATAATATAGATCCTGATGATATCAGAAAATATTCTCTCTTTATGGAAAGGATAAAATTGCTTAAAACAACAGAAGATAACGATAGAATACCCAATCTTGATAATGAAGCTAGTGAAATTCAAGAGGTGTTAAATTATTGGGCTAAAAATGATAGAAATCGAATTAATGAAATTACAGAAGAACTACAAAGTTGTCTGAATATTAGCTTGAATTTAGTTGGTAAAAAAGACCCTATCGTCAACGTTTTAGAACTAGATGGTAAACAAATGCCCTTGTCAAGTATGTCAGATGGAACTTTAAGATTAATTGCTTATTTGACACTACTTTACCAGTCAGATTCAGATATGCCAAGTCTTATTGGTATTGAAGAACCTGAAATGAATTTTCACCCAGGTATTCTTAAAGATGTTGCTTCAATTATGAAAAGACTATCTAAAAGAACTCAAGTAGTACTAACAACTCACAGTTCTCAACTGCTAGATTGCTTTTCTCCAGAAGAAATATCATCTGATATATCAATTATACTTTTAAGTCAAAAAGGTGAATTAGGAACTAGAGCCTGTTTATTAGATCAATTAGCTGAAAATCGTGATGATCTTTTAGATTGGATGACTGATTTCGGTTTAGGAAGTGCAATTTATCATAGTCACTTAATTGAGGAAATTTTAGCTAGTTAA
- a CDS encoding glutamate-5-semialdehyde dehydrogenase, whose product MTVEAFDDCPEPMNSAKRAYQASLKLGITKGADRSRAVLAMAQALEYSFDDILEANTLDLEASREMAVSELILDWLKLTPSRLENTVAILQRLGELSDPLRRVRTADYQQEDSQSYTQLMPLGVIGFIYEAFPDLGAIAAGFCIKTGNSVILKGSTEASHSNAAIAEVLQNAITDIGLPAGCIELITTEHGTSIRDLVTQDQYLSLVIPYGRSSLIQQVVRQATCPVLKSAMGNCYLYWSLNSSLEMVRWMILDSHESEPDPVNAIEKVLIHRQALPSSLSVLWNSLKDKGFELKADAELVEAFPQLQLAKDGEWGTPYLTKTVAFKLVDSLESAIAWINQYSSSHADCIVTESYQESRQFALGVNSASTYINASPRFARNSSRGDAVFLGMSNQKGHRRGFISLETLTTVKHIVQGNGRF is encoded by the coding sequence ATGACCGTTGAAGCTTTTGATGATTGCCCCGAACCCATGAACAGCGCCAAACGCGCTTATCAAGCTTCCCTGAAGTTAGGGATCACCAAAGGGGCAGACCGGAGTCGTGCTGTGCTGGCAATGGCACAGGCGTTAGAATATTCATTCGACGATATTCTCGAAGCCAATACGTTGGATTTAGAAGCAAGTCGAGAAATGGCGGTTTCAGAATTAATATTGGATTGGCTGAAGTTAACTCCCTCAAGGTTAGAGAATACAGTGGCGATTCTCCAACGGTTGGGGGAATTATCAGATCCGCTACGACGGGTGAGAACTGCCGATTATCAACAGGAAGATTCTCAGAGTTATACCCAGTTGATGCCTTTGGGTGTGATTGGATTTATTTATGAGGCTTTTCCTGATTTGGGTGCGATCGCAGCTGGGTTTTGTATTAAAACTGGTAATAGCGTGATTCTCAAAGGCAGTACAGAGGCTAGTCATTCCAATGCTGCGATCGCAGAAGTACTGCAAAATGCTATTACTGATATTGGTTTACCAGCAGGTTGTATAGAATTAATTACAACTGAACATGGTACTTCGATTCGAGATTTAGTTACTCAAGACCAATATTTAAGCTTAGTCATTCCCTACGGACGTTCTAGCTTAATCCAGCAGGTGGTAAGACAAGCAACTTGTCCAGTTTTAAAATCAGCGATGGGTAATTGTTACCTGTACTGGTCGCTAAATAGCAGCTTGGAAATGGTGCGTTGGATGATTCTCGATAGTCATGAGAGTGAACCAGATCCAGTAAATGCGATTGAAAAGGTGCTGATTCATCGTCAAGCTTTACCATCTTCCTTGTCTGTGTTGTGGAACAGCTTAAAGGACAAAGGCTTTGAACTGAAAGCAGATGCGGAATTGGTAGAAGCTTTTCCCCAGTTGCAGTTAGCGAAAGATGGAGAATGGGGAACGCCGTATTTAACGAAAACAGTAGCTTTTAAGTTGGTAGATAGCTTAGAAAGTGCGATCGCTTGGATTAATCAATATAGTAGCAGTCATGCTGATTGCATTGTCACAGAATCCTATCAAGAAAGTCGCCAATTTGCTTTAGGAGTAAATAGCGCCTCCACCTACATCAACGCATCCCCGCGTTTTGCCCGCAACTCCTCACGGGGAGACGCAGTATTTTTGGGAATGTCCAATCAAAAAGGACACCGCAGGGGATTTATTAGTTTGGAGACTTTGACAACAGTGAAGCACATTGTCCAGGGAAATGGAAGGTTTTAG
- a CDS encoding serine/threonine-protein kinase gives MICCLNPDCQKPQNPDSKQFCQSCNTPLLPLLRNRFRVIRVLSDEGGFGRTYLSEDTDKLNDCCVVKQLAPKFQGTWSQKKAMELFSEEAKRLRELGEHPQIPTLLAYFEQDNCLYLVQQFIDGNNLLKELQLRKTYRDWDIQSILLDLLPILKFIHSRGVIHRDIKPENIIRRKSDGRLTLIDFGSSKQLTARVQKKNGTSIGSHGYSSIEQIRDGKAYAASDLFSLGATCFHLITGISPFQLWMEHGYSWVKNWQDYLRCPLSHELAQIIDKLLQIDIQNRYQSADDVIKDLSKQYTHLLAPASNSFLAVPTKKTRVYPRKYIFLRNSLLVVATILFLGLGEFGYRHFHQIQTAILAKFISSANSNATNDAILYQSPQESSEKFSLVKTISEPNNLILSVAISPDSQTIASGGNGIIKLWNVATGKEVTSLSGHIRNVNVVTISPDGKNLVSGSDDQTIKIWNLITKKLSYTLKSHTDSVQALAISKDGKTLVSASDDKTIKVWNLDTGKLIRTLKGHSYWVRSVAISPNGVTLASGSFDKTIKLWNITQEKSIHQLTPNSQTVTSLAFSPDSKILASASRDRKIKLWDIGTGKVIHTLTGSDHNVTTVAFSPDGKILASGNRDCLECDTLNQPTHHNIKLWDVATGKELTALTGHINTVTSLVFSADGKTLVSGGEDNKIKIWRFSQ, from the coding sequence ATGATCTGCTGTTTAAATCCAGATTGTCAAAAACCCCAAAACCCAGATAGTAAACAGTTTTGTCAAAGTTGTAATACCCCGTTATTACCACTATTAAGAAATCGTTTTCGTGTCATCCGAGTGCTTTCAGATGAAGGGGGATTTGGCAGAACTTATCTTTCCGAAGATACCGATAAATTAAATGACTGTTGTGTAGTTAAACAATTAGCGCCAAAATTTCAAGGAACTTGGTCACAAAAAAAAGCAATGGAGTTGTTTAGCGAAGAAGCAAAGCGACTCCGAGAACTAGGAGAACATCCACAAATTCCTACTCTCTTAGCTTACTTTGAGCAAGATAACTGTTTGTATTTAGTACAACAGTTTATTGATGGAAATAATTTATTAAAGGAGTTACAGTTACGTAAAACCTATAGAGATTGGGATATTCAATCTATTTTACTAGATTTATTGCCTATTCTCAAATTTATTCATAGCCGAGGAGTTATTCATCGAGATATCAAGCCAGAAAATATTATTCGGCGTAAAAGTGATGGCAGATTAACTTTAATTGATTTTGGTTCTTCTAAACAATTAACAGCCAGAGTTCAGAAAAAAAATGGTACTTCCATTGGTTCACATGGTTATTCTTCAATTGAACAAATCAGAGATGGTAAAGCCTACGCTGCTAGTGATTTATTTAGTTTGGGGGCTACCTGCTTTCATTTGATTACAGGAATTTCTCCTTTTCAATTGTGGATGGAACATGGGTATAGTTGGGTAAAAAATTGGCAAGATTATTTGCGATGTCCGCTGAGTCATGAATTAGCACAAATTATTGATAAGCTGTTACAAATAGATATTCAAAATCGTTATCAATCTGCTGATGATGTCATCAAAGATTTGAGTAAACAATATACACATTTATTAGCACCAGCTAGTAATTCATTTTTAGCTGTACCCACTAAAAAGACACGTGTTTATCCACGAAAATATATTTTTCTGAGAAACTCACTTTTAGTAGTTGCGACAATTTTATTTTTGGGTTTAGGAGAATTTGGTTATAGACATTTTCACCAGATACAAACTGCTATTTTGGCTAAATTTATTTCATCGGCAAATAGTAATGCTACTAATGATGCGATTCTCTATCAATCCCCGCAGGAATCTTCAGAAAAATTTTCTTTAGTAAAAACTATTTCCGAACCAAACAACTTAATTTTATCTGTTGCTATTAGTCCAGATTCTCAGACTATTGCTAGTGGTGGTAATGGGATCATTAAATTATGGAACGTGGCTACAGGTAAAGAAGTTACATCTCTATCAGGACATATCCGAAATGTAAATGTAGTAACTATTAGTCCAGATGGCAAAAATCTGGTTAGTGGTAGTGATGACCAAACAATTAAAATTTGGAACTTAATTACAAAAAAGTTAAGTTATACCCTAAAAAGTCATACTGATTCAGTCCAGGCTTTAGCTATTAGCAAAGATGGAAAAACTCTGGTAAGTGCTAGTGATGACAAAACAATTAAAGTTTGGAATTTAGATACAGGAAAGTTAATTCGGACTCTTAAAGGTCATTCCTACTGGGTGAGATCTGTGGCTATCAGTCCCAATGGTGTCACCCTAGCAAGTGGTAGTTTTGATAAGACGATTAAGCTATGGAATATCACTCAAGAAAAGTCAATTCATCAATTAACACCAAATTCACAAACGGTGACATCTCTAGCTTTTAGCCCAGATAGTAAAATTCTTGCTAGTGCTAGCCGCGATCGCAAAATAAAATTATGGGATATTGGTACAGGTAAGGTAATTCATACTCTCACAGGATCAGATCACAATGTGACTACTGTGGCTTTTAGCCCAGATGGTAAAATTCTCGCTAGTGGCAACCGGGACTGTCTGGAGTGCGATACATTGAATCAACCCACTCATCATAATATTAAACTATGGGATGTCGCCACAGGCAAGGAATTAACCGCATTGACAGGACATATTAATACAGTCACATCTTTGGTTTTTAGTGCTGATGGTAAAACCTTAGTCAGTGGTGGAGAGGATAATAAAATTAAGATTTGGCGTTTTTCTCAGTAA
- a CDS encoding DUF4276 family protein, with the protein MPSIRIWTPESDYDRDAVCCISRKISQYYECDLKIDYATKSAFSEVARKPGGLKKAVDIYLKRDDLVIFLIDSDGIQSQTQRRKENNSLLNQIQQVVQASEGKAKLILMVQEFEAWLLVDCLGICCYFTEKPENRYNQDWINFSRRKQLGKTNLIAESESGGRGAKEYLEQFSREILIKKNPNLKNKINNLKNMQYEEKQSPKVADYIEIDDQSIRRNDSLEEFAKCLKDLGLRNQL; encoded by the coding sequence ATGCCTAGTATTCGTATTTGGACTCCTGAATCTGACTATGATAGAGATGCTGTCTGCTGTATTTCTAGAAAAATTTCTCAATACTATGAGTGTGATTTAAAAATTGATTATGCTACTAAATCAGCTTTTAGTGAGGTAGCAAGGAAACCAGGAGGTTTAAAAAAAGCAGTAGATATCTATTTGAAAAGAGATGATTTGGTAATCTTTTTGATAGATTCAGATGGAATTCAATCTCAAACTCAAAGACGTAAGGAAAATAATTCTTTATTGAACCAAATTCAGCAAGTAGTTCAAGCATCGGAAGGTAAAGCTAAACTAATTTTGATGGTGCAAGAATTTGAAGCTTGGTTGTTAGTAGATTGTCTAGGAATTTGTTGTTATTTTACCGAAAAACCGGAAAATAGGTATAATCAAGACTGGATAAATTTTTCTAGACGTAAGCAACTTGGAAAAACAAATTTAATAGCAGAATCAGAATCTGGGGGTAGAGGAGCAAAAGAGTATTTAGAACAATTTTCACGAGAAATATTAATTAAGAAAAATCCTAATTTAAAGAATAAGATTAATAATCTCAAAAATATGCAATATGAAGAAAAACAATCACCCAAAGTGGCAGATTATATAGAAATTGATGATCAGAGTATTAGACGGAATGATTCTTTAGAGGAGTTTGCCAAATGTTTAAAAGATTTAGGGCTGAGAAACCAATTATGA
- a CDS encoding 2TM domain-containing protein has translation MTNFESNSLRSYSQEEVQQILQLAIARQTNDRDQEFSYQQIIEIAAELQISPNDVKQAQIDWIAQQSQVQQRQAFDLYRRSKFQKRLGNYTIINGFLILIDFVGGASLSWSLYILLFCGLGIFLDIWNTFQSKGEEYEIAFQKWNRKHQIKQTLNTVLNKWFKAFQTY, from the coding sequence ATGACGAACTTTGAATCTAACAGTCTGCGTTCTTATAGCCAAGAAGAGGTGCAACAAATTCTACAACTAGCGATCGCTCGTCAAACCAATGATCGTGATCAAGAATTTTCCTATCAACAAATTATAGAAATTGCTGCTGAGTTACAAATATCACCAAATGATGTAAAACAAGCACAAATTGATTGGATAGCTCAACAAAGTCAAGTACAACAACGTCAAGCCTTCGACCTTTACCGCCGCAGTAAATTTCAAAAACGTTTGGGTAATTATACCATTATCAACGGATTTCTAATACTAATTGACTTCGTTGGTGGTGCTAGTCTTTCTTGGTCATTATACATCTTATTATTCTGCGGACTAGGGATCTTTCTTGATATCTGGAATACCTTTCAAAGTAAAGGTGAAGAATATGAAATCGCTTTTCAAAAGTGGAATCGTAAGCATCAAATTAAACAAACTCTGAATACAGTTTTAAATAAGTGGTTTAAAGCATTTCAGACATATTAA
- a CDS encoding tetratricopeptide repeat protein: protein MNQEFYNRGLEKAQQKDYAGAIEDFNLVIQDDPYFSSVYVKRGLAYYDSGIILQAVSDYTEAIKLDPKNVEAYYCRALARLTLKNLPGSLEDVEKAIQLNLNYAAAYDLRGIVQRKQGNIQNAIANFKKAAELYLEQKDAKNCRLCLEKIKQLQPKPQPVTNPANSKPAPIISTKDYFTQLLEKAEHGDTREAIADLNWILKADSQDAQAYCCRGVVYCKIGNYREAIADFNQALQLNFQNAVVYRNRGKARSQLGDHQGALADMNQALKLQPEDGLGYVARGNIYRSMGNYLGAIQDYAQALKINPNDALSYYNRGLAYTFLEEMQNAVADYQKAASIYCEQEDWENYQQVLNSLQKIKSFIPETNKATYNLLRQRLLRMVGGYWEMAQRLIQQKKDVYPGMSEEWYLQKVIDDWERDKFQ from the coding sequence ATGAATCAGGAATTTTACAATCGAGGCTTAGAAAAAGCTCAACAAAAAGATTATGCTGGTGCGATAGAGGATTTTAATCTTGTTATACAAGATGATCCTTACTTTAGTTCAGTTTATGTAAAAAGAGGTTTGGCATATTATGACTCAGGTATAATTCTTCAAGCTGTCTCTGATTATACTGAAGCTATCAAGCTAGATCCTAAAAATGTAGAAGCTTATTATTGTCGTGCTTTAGCAAGGTTAACACTAAAAAATCTACCGGGTTCTTTAGAAGATGTAGAGAAAGCGATTCAGCTTAATCTTAATTATGCGGCTGCTTATGACTTACGGGGAATAGTGCAGCGCAAACAGGGAAATATTCAAAATGCGATCGCTAATTTTAAAAAAGCCGCAGAATTATATTTAGAACAAAAAGACGCAAAGAATTGTCGTCTCTGTTTAGAAAAAATCAAACAGCTACAACCAAAACCACAACCTGTAACAAATCCAGCTAATTCAAAACCTGCACCAATTATATCCACTAAGGATTATTTTACGCAATTGTTAGAAAAAGCAGAACATGGAGATACACGAGAAGCAATTGCTGATTTAAACTGGATATTAAAAGCTGATTCTCAAGATGCCCAAGCTTATTGCTGTCGTGGAGTTGTATATTGTAAAATTGGTAATTATCGAGAAGCAATTGCTGACTTTAATCAAGCATTACAACTAAATTTTCAAAATGCTGTTGTTTATCGAAATCGTGGTAAAGCCCGTTCTCAATTAGGAGATCATCAAGGGGCATTAGCTGATATGAATCAAGCCCTGAAATTGCAACCTGAAGATGGTTTAGGATATGTTGCTAGAGGGAATATCTATCGATCAATGGGTAACTATTTAGGGGCAATTCAAGATTATGCCCAAGCTTTAAAAATTAATCCTAATGACGCGTTATCTTACTACAATCGTGGTCTTGCTTACACTTTTTTAGAAGAAATGCAAAATGCTGTAGCAGATTATCAAAAAGCAGCTAGTATCTATTGTGAACAAGAAGATTGGGAGAATTATCAACAAGTATTAAATAGCCTACAAAAAATCAAGTCGTTTATCCCAGAAACAAATAAAGCCACCTATAATCTATTACGTCAAAGACTGTTACGCATGGTTGGTGGATATTGGGAAATGGCACAAAGATTAATTCAACAAAAAAAAGACGTTTATCCAGGAATGTCAGAGGAATGGTATTTGCAAAAGGTGATTGATGATTGGGAACGCGATAAATTTCAGTAG
- the ribH gene encoding 6,7-dimethyl-8-ribityllumazine synthase — protein sequence MAVFEGNFTQTEPLRFAMVIGRFNDLVTLKLVEGCQDCLKRHGINPDPQGNQVDYVWVPGSFEVPTVARQLALSQRYDAIICLGAVIKGQTPHFDYVSSEVAKGIAAASFQTGVPVIFGILTTDTMQQALERAGIKSNHGWDYAMNAIEMASLMRNLRSNLAEPYARNAQSLPAAIQNPVGSEVVG from the coding sequence ATGGCAGTTTTTGAGGGAAATTTTACTCAAACAGAGCCTTTGCGGTTTGCAATGGTGATTGGTCGATTCAATGACTTAGTTACTCTCAAACTGGTAGAAGGATGTCAAGATTGTCTAAAACGTCATGGTATAAATCCTGATCCTCAAGGCAATCAAGTAGACTATGTTTGGGTTCCAGGCAGTTTTGAAGTTCCTACCGTAGCTCGCCAGTTGGCACTCTCCCAACGTTATGATGCCATAATTTGTCTGGGTGCGGTAATTAAAGGACAAACACCTCATTTTGATTATGTATCATCTGAAGTAGCTAAAGGTATTGCTGCTGCGAGCTTTCAAACTGGTGTCCCGGTGATTTTTGGCATTTTGACAACGGATACAATGCAGCAAGCATTAGAGCGAGCAGGAATTAAAAGTAATCACGGCTGGGATTATGCCATGAATGCCATAGAAATGGCCAGCCTGATGCGTAATTTACGCTCTAACCTAGCAGAACCCTATGCTCGTAATGCCCAATCTTTACCAGCCGCAATCCAAAATCCTGTTGGTTCAGAGGTGGTTGGTTAA
- the psbZ gene encoding photosystem II reaction center protein PsbZ, with protein MTLVFQFALVSLVLMSFVLVVGVPVAYATPQNWVESKKLLWVGSGVWTVLVLLVGILNFFVV; from the coding sequence ATGACCTTAGTATTCCAATTTGCTTTAGTATCTCTAGTTCTGATGTCTTTTGTCCTAGTTGTTGGTGTACCTGTTGCTTACGCTACACCTCAAAATTGGGTTGAATCTAAAAAACTGCTGTGGGTTGGTTCTGGAGTCTGGACTGTCCTAGTGCTTTTAGTCGGTATATTAAACTTTTTTGTGGTGTAG
- a CDS encoding CBS domain-containing protein: MDLILCHTTADFDALGAAVGLTCLLPGSKIVLTGGAHPPVRDFLALHRDEYPLIERRAVNPEKIRSLRVVDTQQRDRLGKAAEWFDLPNVQEIIVYDHHLGQDSDIPTTQLYVDQVGATTTLMVEELQKRHISLNSAQATVMALGIHVDTGSLTYSQSTPRDALALAWLMQQGASLSVISTYRDPGLSPQLQQLLTQALETLDYICLRGYTIAWVTLKTDNFVPGLSSLASELVELTEIDAILLANEYALGDDDEWRLTVIGRSHISGTNLNLLFQIFDGGGHSQAASLNIRTKDSQPILQQLLDGLKAQIPHPPTARDLMSSPVRTIRPETTIAEAQRILLRYGHSGLSVVNPHGQLVGIISRRDLDIALHHGFSHAPVKGYMTTNLKTITPNTTLPQIESLMVTYDIGRLPVLENENLVGIVTRTDVLRELHQVDVVDGEIQKDGEINIKLPQLQNKLNTQLWQLLTTASKEAEKRGWHLYLVGGAVRDLLLAETETGTLMINDIDLVVDGFHKSADVGAGVELAKALQQIYTNARLEIHGAFQTAALLWHKDPELDSLWIDIATSRTEFYPYPAANPEVEASSIRQDLYRRDFTINAMALRLTSPRAGELLDFFGGLIDLQAKQIRTLHANSFIEDPTRIYRGVRFAVRFGFAIEQRTEEYIRYAINSGVYDRTSQANTKTPALQTRLKTELKHILEAPYWQAALELLDNLGALQCIHSSLSLDGDILQELHLLKICLRKFDKQYNLQHWQLRLEVLIAHLEPKYRAKVAKNLQLGDDSIARLKTLSEMQTTVFTSLPNLQSPSQIVNLLRKYDLQTLILIAVKSPRKVRRKIWYFLTNLANIQPLLNGNDLKQLGYKPSPLYKQILDDLLSATLDGIIKDEAEAREFLASHYPR; the protein is encoded by the coding sequence ATGGATTTAATTCTTTGCCACACAACTGCTGATTTTGACGCTTTGGGGGCGGCTGTTGGGTTAACTTGTCTGCTGCCAGGTAGTAAGATTGTGCTAACTGGGGGAGCGCATCCACCTGTGAGAGATTTTTTAGCGTTGCATCGGGATGAGTATCCGCTGATTGAAAGACGTGCGGTAAATCCAGAAAAGATTCGTTCTTTGAGGGTTGTGGATACTCAACAGCGCGATCGCTTGGGTAAAGCTGCGGAATGGTTCGATTTACCCAATGTCCAAGAAATTATAGTTTATGATCATCACCTCGGACAAGATAGCGATATTCCCACGACGCAATTATATGTTGATCAAGTGGGCGCTACGACTACCTTAATGGTGGAAGAATTACAAAAACGTCATATTTCTTTAAATTCTGCCCAAGCAACTGTGATGGCTTTGGGTATTCATGTCGATACTGGTTCGTTAACATACAGCCAATCTACACCCAGAGATGCTTTAGCGTTGGCGTGGTTGATGCAACAGGGAGCGAGTTTATCAGTAATTTCCACTTATCGTGATCCTGGTTTATCGCCACAATTACAACAATTATTAACTCAGGCTTTAGAAACGTTAGATTATATTTGTCTACGGGGATATACTATTGCTTGGGTGACATTAAAAACAGATAACTTTGTGCCGGGGTTATCCAGTTTAGCTTCGGAATTGGTCGAATTAACAGAAATTGATGCCATATTGTTGGCAAATGAGTATGCTTTGGGTGACGATGATGAGTGGCGATTAACGGTGATTGGGCGATCACACATTTCTGGTACAAATCTCAATCTCTTATTTCAAATATTTGACGGTGGTGGACATTCTCAAGCTGCTTCCCTAAACATTCGCACAAAAGACTCACAGCCAATTTTGCAGCAACTCCTAGATGGGTTAAAAGCACAAATTCCCCATCCCCCCACAGCCAGAGATTTAATGTCTTCCCCAGTCCGCACCATTCGTCCTGAAACCACAATAGCTGAAGCACAAAGAATTTTATTGCGTTACGGTCATTCTGGTTTATCTGTCGTCAATCCTCACGGGCAATTAGTTGGTATAATTTCTCGGCGTGACTTAGATATTGCATTGCATCACGGATTTAGTCATGCACCAGTTAAAGGCTACATGACAACCAATTTAAAAACCATCACCCCAAATACCACTTTGCCACAAATTGAGTCCTTGATGGTGACTTATGATATTGGACGTTTACCAGTATTAGAAAATGAAAATCTCGTTGGCATTGTCACTCGTACCGATGTTTTAAGGGAATTACATCAAGTAGATGTGGTTGATGGGGAAATACAAAAAGATGGTGAAATTAATATTAAGCTGCCACAATTACAAAATAAATTAAATACCCAACTTTGGCAACTACTAACTACCGCATCAAAAGAAGCAGAAAAACGCGGTTGGCATCTTTATTTAGTTGGTGGTGCAGTGCGAGATTTACTATTAGCAGAAACAGAAACTGGCACTTTAATGATTAATGATATTGACTTAGTAGTTGATGGTTTTCATAAATCGGCAGATGTAGGTGCAGGTGTGGAATTAGCAAAAGCACTCCAACAAATTTATACTAATGCCCGTTTAGAAATTCATGGTGCATTTCAAACTGCTGCATTATTGTGGCACAAAGATCCAGAATTAGACTCATTATGGATAGATATTGCCACATCTAGAACAGAATTTTATCCCTACCCAGCCGCAAATCCAGAAGTAGAAGCAAGTTCAATTCGTCAAGATTTATATCGTCGGGATTTTACTATTAATGCTATGGCATTAAGGCTAACATCTCCCCGTGCTGGTGAATTACTTGATTTTTTTGGTGGTTTAATAGATTTACAAGCAAAGCAAATTCGGACTTTACACGCTAATAGTTTTATAGAAGATCCTACTCGTATTTATCGTGGTGTTCGTTTTGCAGTGAGGTTTGGATTTGCAATTGAACAGCGGACTGAAGAATATATTCGCTATGCAATAAATAGCGGTGTTTATGACCGCACTTCCCAAGCAAATACCAAAACACCCGCTTTGCAAACTCGGTTAAAAACAGAACTAAAACATATCCTTGAAGCCCCCTATTGGCAAGCAGCTTTAGAGTTATTAGATAATTTAGGGGCATTGCAATGTATTCATTCTAGCCTAAGCTTAGATGGTGATATTTTACAAGAATTACATTTATTAAAAATTTGTTTGCGAAAATTTGACAAACAATATAATCTACAGCATTGGCAACTACGCTTAGAAGTATTAATAGCTCACTTAGAACCAAAATATAGAGCAAAGGTAGCTAAAAATCTACAATTAGGAGATGATAGTATTGCCAGATTAAAGACTTTATCAGAAATGCAAACTACGGTATTTACATCTCTACCAAATTTACAATCTCCCAGTCAAATTGTCAATTTACTGCGAAAATATGATTTACAAACCTTGATTTTAATAGCTGTAAAAAGTCCTAGAAAAGTTAGACGGAAGATTTGGTATTTTTTAACTAATTTAGCCAATATACAACCTTTGTTAAATGGCAATGATTTAAAACAGTTGGGTTATAAGCCTAGTCCACTATATAAGCAAATTCTTGATGATTTACTCAGTGCTACCTTAGATGGTATTATTAAGGACGAAGCGGAAGCACGAGAGTTTTTAGCAAGCCATTATCCTCGATAA